From Gloeocapsopsis sp. IPPAS B-1203, a single genomic window includes:
- a CDS encoding efflux RND transporter periplasmic adaptor subunit, translated as MFSLGVIVTLTSCNTLPSEEASAQQRQSGENSQITPVDVAIAQNGRLTEPPEYTGTTAPAREVSLRSQVTGQVLNVTVDIGDRVNQGQTVARLDDALLVSAVNQAEAELASLRAAVARAQNQVSNAQAQVERSRLELQQAQADLARQQRLLQEGAVPAQQAEQARTEAQTAAQILRAAQEQVRTEQQAVVAAQSQVTAQQAVVAQARRQQSYARLTAPIAGRVMQRLTEVGNFVQPNTEIVRIGDFSRIQVNVEVSELELASIRQGQNVTVQLDAFPEENFTGQVSRISPAADQTARLIPIQVVIPNSNGQIGSGLLARIQFETEATQRVVIPQTALSPNTAQGSRQQEQETIFVVSEGAATEGTVTARSVTIGESANGQVEILSGLQPGERFVARSGGTLTDGATVRFSILSESQQGS; from the coding sequence TTGTTCAGCTTAGGTGTCATTGTTACCTTAACAAGCTGCAACACGTTACCAAGCGAAGAGGCAAGTGCGCAACAAAGGCAGTCAGGTGAAAACAGTCAAATAACACCAGTAGATGTTGCTATTGCGCAAAATGGGAGATTAACCGAACCACCAGAATATACAGGTACGACTGCACCAGCACGTGAGGTATCGCTGCGATCGCAAGTTACAGGGCAAGTATTAAATGTGACAGTTGATATCGGAGATAGAGTTAACCAAGGTCAAACTGTAGCTCGACTCGATGATGCGTTACTTGTCAGTGCAGTGAATCAAGCAGAGGCAGAACTTGCCAGCTTACGAGCTGCAGTTGCTCGTGCCCAAAACCAGGTTAGTAACGCTCAAGCACAAGTTGAGCGATCGCGTTTGGAACTACAACAAGCACAAGCAGATCTAGCCCGACAGCAACGCCTTTTGCAAGAAGGAGCAGTTCCTGCACAGCAAGCCGAACAAGCAAGAACCGAAGCCCAAACAGCAGCACAAATTCTACGTGCGGCGCAAGAGCAAGTCCGTACCGAACAACAAGCGGTTGTAGCAGCCCAAAGCCAAGTAACTGCCCAACAAGCTGTTGTCGCGCAAGCCAGAAGACAACAATCTTACGCTCGATTAACGGCACCAATTGCGGGTAGAGTGATGCAACGGTTAACAGAAGTTGGTAACTTTGTGCAACCTAATACCGAGATTGTCCGTATTGGTGACTTTAGTCGCATTCAAGTCAATGTTGAGGTTTCGGAATTAGAACTTGCTAGCATTCGCCAAGGACAAAATGTAACCGTCCAGTTAGATGCTTTTCCTGAGGAAAATTTTACAGGGCAAGTTAGCCGAATATCTCCCGCAGCCGATCAAACAGCGCGATTAATTCCGATTCAAGTCGTCATTCCTAACAGTAACGGACAAATCGGTAGTGGACTTTTGGCACGGATACAGTTTGAAACTGAGGCAACACAACGAGTTGTAATTCCGCAAACAGCGCTGTCACCCAACACAGCCCAAGGATCGCGTCAGCAAGAACAGGAAACGATTTTTGTCGTTTCTGAAGGTGCGGCAACCGAAGGAACTGTAACCGCCCGCAGCGTCACTATAGGAGAAAGTGCAAACGGTCAAGTCGAGATTTTATCAGGTTTGCAACCAGGAGAGCGATTTGTTGCCCGCAGTGGCGGAACATTAACTGATGGAGCAACTGTGCGCTTTTCCATTCTTTCTGAATCACAGCAAGGGAGTTAA
- a CDS encoding PadR family transcriptional regulator: MLELATLGILQSKPLHGYRLKQQLEQFMSGCISVNYGAIYPLLRRLEERGDIATLIQEAGEAGPSRKIYCITSQGMIAFRRKMLEHPHESWVNARSRFIIKYFFFSHLESIERIKLLEHRIMVCRLRLESLEVQPIPSDDFYEIAVWHRFIAVIKEELDWLNERLVLEQQQELESRN; the protein is encoded by the coding sequence ATGCTTGAGCTAGCAACCCTAGGTATATTGCAGAGCAAACCACTGCACGGTTATCGACTAAAGCAACAATTAGAGCAGTTTATGAGTGGCTGTATCAGTGTTAACTATGGTGCAATCTACCCTTTGTTAAGGCGCTTGGAAGAACGCGGTGATATTGCCACTCTAATTCAAGAAGCAGGTGAAGCGGGACCTAGCCGCAAGATCTATTGCATAACTTCTCAAGGTATGATTGCTTTTCGGCGTAAAATGCTAGAACATCCCCACGAAAGTTGGGTCAATGCGCGATCGCGCTTTATCATCAAATACTTCTTTTTTAGTCATCTCGAATCTATCGAACGCATCAAACTTCTCGAACACCGGATTATGGTTTGTCGTCTGCGCCTTGAAAGTTTAGAAGTTCAACCAATACCGAGTGACGATTTTTATGAAATTGCTGTTTGGCATAGGTTTATTGCGGTAATCAAAGAAGAACTAGACTGGTTGAATGAGCGATTAGTGCTAGAACAGCAACAAGAATTAGAATCTCGAAATTAG
- a CDS encoding universal stress protein produces MLEKILLADSGTGHSEEMLKALMDLPSIQKASVTVLHVVPSQVSAEIMTSKWEEGGKVLATAIQSLQLDPTKVSAILRQGDPKDIVCQVAEEIDADLIIMGSRGLKRLQSILSNSVSQYVFQLSSRPMLLVKDDIYVKKINRIMVAMDGSDAANQCLRLALFLLRDIKGGQLILAHVDKSASSSSSTIASGEQDSVLAGAIAEAKKLGIQPRAVSTTGKPGEEICRIAEENNVDLLMLGSPDRRPSIAKSFVDLDRLLGSSLSDYVRVNANCPVLLARTVG; encoded by the coding sequence ATGTTAGAAAAAATTCTGCTAGCTGACTCTGGCACTGGTCATTCAGAAGAAATGCTCAAAGCATTGATGGATTTGCCATCGATTCAAAAGGCATCTGTTACAGTTTTGCACGTTGTTCCCTCTCAAGTTAGTGCTGAGATTATGACATCCAAGTGGGAAGAGGGAGGAAAGGTTCTAGCTACAGCAATCCAATCTTTGCAGTTAGATCCAACCAAGGTCTCAGCAATTTTGCGGCAAGGCGATCCCAAAGACATAGTATGCCAAGTCGCAGAGGAGATTGATGCGGATCTTATTATTATGGGTTCGCGCGGCCTCAAACGTTTGCAATCAATTTTGTCTAACTCAGTAAGTCAGTATGTATTTCAATTATCCTCTCGACCAATGTTGTTGGTCAAAGACGATATTTACGTCAAAAAAATCAACCGCATCATGGTGGCAATGGACGGTTCTGATGCAGCAAACCAATGTTTACGATTAGCTTTGTTTCTACTGCGAGACATTAAAGGAGGGCAATTAATTTTAGCCCATGTCGATAAAAGCGCAAGTAGTTCGTCAAGTACGATCGCCTCAGGAGAACAAGATTCTGTGCTAGCAGGAGCGATCGCCGAAGCAAAGAAACTTGGTATACAACCACGCGCTGTATCAACGACAGGTAAACCAGGTGAAGAAATCTGCCGAATTGCAGAAGAAAATAATGTGGACTTGTTAATGCTTGGTTCTCCTGATCGCCGTCCTTCAATTGCCAAAAGTTTTGTTGACCTAGATCGATTGTTGGGTTCTTCTTTATCTGATTACGTGCGTGTAAATGCAAATTGCCCAGTACTGTTGGCTAGAACTGTGGGTTAA
- a CDS encoding iron uptake porin has product MSRILWKSLLLSPAILGATLVVSSTALAVEQPQQVEGQQDTAQAPATDYVVAIADNTVEQNTTVSAQLINPSATQPQTVAVTQVSPAPITVAQATTAPVVPATAPEATSVESLDELNRYSNEGRGDVNSVAQVTSVSQLSDVQPTDWAFQALQSLVERYGVIAGYPDGTYRGNRAMTRYEFAAGLNAALDRVNELIAAGTADMVRREDLATLQRLQEEFAAELATLRGRVDALEAQTAELEANQFSTTTKLVGEVVAAVTDTFGDDVDDNTVLQNRVRLDFQSSFGGSDILHTRLSTGNAQPFSFSAFNGPGANATFEGQQTFNVSPSFDNDVFVDWLAYDFPLFGQARGYLAATGGVHSDYAATANPYFEDYDGGRGALSTFAQQNPIYRIGGGAGGGLTLAFGGEGVLRPSSLTVGYLADNAADPGLSAGIGNGDYAALAQLNFNLGDRVALAATYVHGYHTTGNGIYDIGGSFGNQSAGPVVGTTQANLADISGDGFVDGVPGLLTGPTVTNSYGVSAALRLSDRISLSGFGTYTNATLLGRGGADIWTFGGGVAFPDLGKEGNLLGIFAGVEPTLRGVDAPGVVGFERDYGLHVEGFYRYQLTDNVSITPGVIWLSSPGQNNDNSDVVIGTLRTTFNF; this is encoded by the coding sequence ATGTCAAGAATCTTGTGGAAATCACTGCTACTTAGCCCAGCAATTTTAGGAGCAACACTAGTTGTATCCTCTACTGCGCTCGCAGTAGAACAGCCACAACAGGTTGAAGGTCAACAAGACACTGCTCAAGCTCCAGCAACAGATTATGTAGTTGCAATTGCAGATAATACTGTTGAGCAAAATACTACGGTAAGTGCTCAGCTAATCAACCCATCTGCCACTCAACCCCAAACAGTAGCAGTCACTCAAGTGAGTCCTGCTCCCATCACTGTAGCCCAAGCAACTACAGCCCCAGTAGTACCTGCTACCGCTCCCGAAGCAACATCAGTTGAATCGTTAGACGAACTCAACCGCTACAGCAACGAAGGCAGGGGCGATGTCAACTCAGTTGCGCAAGTTACCTCCGTTTCTCAACTATCTGACGTACAACCGACAGATTGGGCATTCCAAGCATTACAATCCCTTGTAGAACGCTACGGAGTGATTGCAGGTTATCCCGATGGAACATATCGTGGAAACCGTGCGATGACACGTTATGAGTTTGCCGCTGGTTTGAACGCTGCGTTAGACCGAGTAAACGAACTGATTGCAGCGGGTACTGCTGATATGGTTCGGCGTGAAGATCTGGCAACTCTCCAGCGATTGCAAGAAGAATTTGCAGCAGAACTCGCAACACTACGCGGTCGTGTAGATGCTTTAGAAGCTCAGACAGCTGAACTCGAGGCAAATCAGTTCTCCACAACAACTAAATTAGTTGGTGAAGTAGTTGCAGCAGTGACTGATACGTTTGGAGATGACGTTGACGATAACACAGTACTGCAAAACCGCGTCCGCTTAGACTTCCAAAGCAGCTTTGGCGGATCTGATATTTTACATACACGGTTATCGACAGGTAACGCTCAGCCATTTAGTTTTAGTGCGTTTAATGGTCCTGGTGCGAATGCCACATTTGAAGGTCAACAAACCTTTAATGTATCACCAAGCTTCGACAACGACGTTTTCGTCGATTGGTTAGCTTATGACTTCCCACTATTTGGACAGGCTAGAGGTTATTTAGCAGCAACTGGTGGTGTTCATAGTGACTATGCAGCAACTGCTAACCCTTACTTCGAGGACTACGACGGTGGTAGAGGTGCGCTATCTACCTTCGCACAACAAAACCCAATCTATCGGATTGGAGGTGGCGCTGGTGGTGGTTTAACACTAGCATTTGGTGGTGAAGGTGTTCTCAGACCAAGTTCTTTAACAGTAGGTTACTTAGCAGATAATGCAGCAGACCCAGGTCTGAGTGCAGGTATTGGTAACGGTGACTATGCCGCGTTAGCTCAGTTGAACTTCAATCTTGGCGATCGCGTTGCTTTAGCAGCAACTTATGTCCACGGTTATCACACCACTGGTAACGGAATTTACGATATCGGTGGTTCATTCGGTAATCAGTCGGCTGGTCCAGTTGTTGGTACTACCCAAGCAAACCTTGCCGATATCAGTGGTGACGGCTTCGTAGATGGCGTTCCAGGTCTATTAACAGGACCAACAGTAACTAACTCGTATGGTGTATCGGCTGCACTCCGCTTAAGCGATAGAATTTCCTTGAGTGGCTTCGGTACTTATACAAATGCTACGCTTCTAGGTCGCGGTGGTGCTGATATTTGGACCTTTGGTGGTGGAGTTGCTTTCCCAGACTTGGGTAAAGAAGGCAACCTCTTGGGTATCTTCGCCGGTGTAGAACCTACTTTAAGAGGCGTTGATGCTCCTGGTGTAGTAGGTTTCGAGCGTGATTATGGTTTACATGTTGAAGGCTTCTACAGATATCAGCTAACCGACAATGTCTCGATTACACCCGGTGTGATTTGGTTAAGTTCTCCAGGGCAAAATAATGATAACTCAGATGTCGTTATTGGTACACTCCGGACAACCTTCAACTTCTAG
- a CDS encoding efflux RND transporter permease subunit, with the protein MQQQAKASGLSVSAIAIRRHIGTLMLTLAVIVMGVFYVTSLPVDLLPSITYPRIGVRLNAPGISPEVAIDEITRPLEEALSATEGVVQVYSQTREGQVSLDLYFQPGGNIDQALNDATAALNRGRGQLPTTVEEPRLFKVDPSQLPVYEIALTSPGLEGVDLRVFADEELARELTVVPGVASVDVAGGVEEEVQVNIDLNRLQALGVGLTTVLNEIEARNQDISGGRIRGENGEPLTRTVGRFQSADEIRNLSFEISESTEQTTENNSSLAPRIYLRDFAEVVDGTEDQRVFVNLNKQPAVKLSIQKQPDANTITVVDGVKQRIEELRRSGVIPADMVLTATLDESQFIRNSITNVATAGLIGAGLAAIAVLLFLGSLRQTIIIVCAIPLATLAAIILMGVFGLSLNVFSLGGLALGVGIVVDNSIVMLENIAEGAGMTPGKDAKTQMNSQQLLSQSVRSSQEVESALVASTSTNLVAVLPFLLIGGFFSLLFSELILTISFAVAASILIAITFVPMVTSRLLAIRWSSKIGRLWILQEFNRRFDAATQGYRNFLTKLLRYRLVVIAIAFLILGGGSLFLMGQISQEILPRISTGQATLFAQFPPGTVVENNRKVMDAVDDILLEQPETEYVFSTAGGFLFGSNTTENPLRSSSTITLKSGSNVEAFVDRVNQEFNRLNLAGIRLRLSPGQVRGLILSNSPVRGAEVDIILQGDNEQNLRQAGQQILQALDQQTTLATFRPDADSRQPELQIVPDWERVASFGLTTQDIGQTIQTAVEGSVPTQLQRGDRLVDVRVQLDQADIRNQSQLSRLPLFVNSNRQIRLFDVASIREGQAPGEIQRINQRQVFIIAGNLSEGASLGDALAEVDTVLENIDLPEGVSILPSSVEETNQQLQRSLQILGGLAAFLVFVVMAVQYNSLIDPLVIMFTVPLALAGGIFGLYITGTAIGATVLVGAVLLVGIVVNNAIIMVELANQIRDREEIDRKSAILRAAPQRLRPILMTTITTVLGMFPLALGIGEGSEFLQPLGVVVFSGLSLATLLTLFIIPCFYVMLHEIRLQKLADKLSKKFS; encoded by the coding sequence ATGCAGCAGCAGGCAAAAGCATCAGGATTAAGTGTAAGTGCGATCGCAATTCGACGGCATATTGGGACACTGATGCTCACCTTGGCAGTGATTGTCATGGGTGTCTTTTATGTCACCTCATTGCCTGTGGATCTGTTGCCATCTATTACTTATCCCCGTATTGGTGTTCGACTCAATGCACCTGGTATTTCACCAGAAGTGGCAATTGATGAAATTACTCGACCCCTAGAAGAAGCTTTATCAGCTACAGAAGGTGTTGTTCAGGTCTACTCGCAAACGCGGGAAGGACAAGTCAGTTTAGATTTATATTTCCAACCAGGAGGAAATATCGATCAAGCTTTGAATGACGCCACAGCAGCACTAAATCGCGGTCGCGGGCAATTACCGACTACAGTTGAAGAACCGAGATTATTTAAGGTTGATCCTTCACAGTTACCTGTATACGAAATCGCACTGACATCACCAGGCTTAGAAGGTGTTGATTTACGCGTGTTTGCTGACGAAGAATTAGCACGAGAACTAACTGTAGTTCCTGGAGTTGCTTCAGTAGATGTCGCAGGTGGTGTTGAGGAAGAAGTTCAAGTCAATATCGATCTCAATCGCCTGCAAGCATTAGGTGTCGGTTTAACGACTGTCTTAAATGAAATAGAAGCCCGTAACCAAGACATTTCTGGTGGACGAATTCGTGGCGAAAACGGTGAACCTCTCACACGGACAGTTGGGCGATTTCAAAGTGCTGACGAAATTCGTAACCTCTCATTTGAGATATCCGAAAGTACAGAACAAACTACCGAAAACAACTCCTCCCTCGCCCCTCGTATCTACCTGCGTGACTTTGCTGAAGTTGTGGATGGTACAGAAGACCAGCGCGTGTTTGTGAACCTCAATAAACAGCCAGCAGTGAAGTTGAGTATTCAAAAACAACCTGACGCTAATACGATTACAGTTGTAGATGGAGTTAAGCAACGCATTGAAGAACTAAGAAGATCGGGTGTGATTCCAGCAGATATGGTGTTGACTGCGACTTTAGATGAATCACAGTTTATTCGCAACTCAATTACTAATGTTGCTACTGCTGGTTTAATTGGTGCTGGACTCGCTGCGATCGCTGTTCTCTTATTTCTAGGTTCACTGCGTCAAACAATCATCATTGTCTGTGCCATTCCCTTAGCAACACTAGCGGCAATTATTTTAATGGGAGTGTTTGGCTTATCTCTCAATGTATTTAGTTTAGGGGGACTCGCCTTAGGTGTAGGCATTGTCGTTGATAACTCAATTGTCATGCTGGAAAATATTGCCGAAGGTGCGGGGATGACTCCTGGCAAAGATGCCAAAACGCAGATGAATTCACAACAACTACTTTCGCAGTCAGTTCGTAGTAGTCAAGAAGTTGAATCAGCTTTGGTAGCGTCAACAAGTACGAACTTAGTCGCTGTCTTGCCGTTTCTGCTGATTGGTGGCTTTTTCTCACTGCTATTTAGTGAATTAATTTTAACTATCAGCTTTGCAGTAGCTGCATCGATTTTGATTGCGATCACTTTTGTGCCAATGGTGACATCACGACTACTTGCAATTCGATGGTCAAGTAAAATTGGTAGATTGTGGATATTACAAGAGTTTAATCGCCGATTTGATGCGGCAACTCAAGGATATAGAAATTTTTTAACGAAGCTTTTACGGTATCGTTTGGTTGTTATTGCGATCGCTTTTCTGATTTTAGGTGGTGGCAGTTTATTTCTTATGGGGCAAATCTCACAAGAAATTCTGCCTCGGATTAGTACTGGACAAGCAACTTTATTTGCACAATTTCCTCCTGGAACTGTTGTCGAAAATAACCGCAAAGTAATGGATGCTGTCGATGACATTCTTTTAGAACAACCTGAAACTGAATATGTTTTCTCGACTGCAGGTGGCTTTCTGTTTGGCAGCAATACGACAGAAAATCCGTTACGGAGTTCGAGTACGATTACTTTAAAATCTGGCAGCAATGTGGAAGCTTTTGTCGATCGAGTTAATCAAGAATTTAATCGACTTAACTTGGCTGGTATTCGTTTACGCTTAAGTCCTGGGCAAGTACGCGGTTTAATTTTGAGTAATTCTCCGGTGCGCGGCGCAGAAGTTGATATTATTTTGCAGGGTGACAACGAACAAAACCTCCGCCAAGCAGGACAACAAATTCTCCAGGCTTTAGATCAGCAAACGACATTAGCAACTTTCCGCCCTGATGCTGACTCTAGACAGCCTGAACTTCAGATTGTCCCTGATTGGGAACGCGTGGCAAGTTTTGGTTTGACAACGCAAGATATTGGTCAGACAATTCAAACTGCGGTTGAAGGATCAGTGCCGACACAATTACAACGTGGCGATCGCTTAGTAGATGTTCGGGTTCAACTCGATCAAGCCGATATCCGAAACCAATCACAGCTTTCACGTTTACCTCTGTTTGTCAACAGTAACCGTCAGATTCGCCTGTTTGATGTTGCGAGCATTCGTGAAGGTCAAGCACCAGGGGAAATTCAACGTATCAATCAACGCCAAGTTTTTATTATCGCAGGTAACTTGAGTGAGGGTGCAAGTTTAGGAGATGCTTTAGCAGAAGTTGATACAGTGCTAGAAAACATTGATTTACCAGAGGGCGTGAGTATTTTACCAAGTTCTGTAGAAGAAACTAATCAACAACTACAGCGATCGCTGCAAATTTTAGGCGGATTGGCGGCGTTTCTAGTTTTTGTTGTCATGGCGGTACAATACAACTCCTTAATCGATCCTTTGGTGATTATGTTCACCGTTCCTTTAGCACTTGCTGGCGGAATTTTTGGACTTTACATCACCGGCACTGCAATCGGTGCTACCGTGCTTGTTGGTGCAGTGTTACTTGTGGGAATTGTTGTAAACAACGCCATTATCATGGTAGAACTTGCTAATCAAATTCGCGATCGCGAAGAAATTGATCGTAAAAGTGCTATTCTCAGAGCCGCACCACAACGCCTGCGTCCAATTTTGATGACGACAATTACGACAGTATTAGGAATGTTTCCACTAGCTTTAGGAATCGGTGAAGGATCAGAATTTCTCCAGCCGCTAGGAGTTGTTGTCTTTTCTGGTTTGTCTTTAGCAACGCTATTAACGCTGTTTATTATTCCTTGCTTTTATGTCATGCTGCACGAAATTAGACTCCAAAAATTAGCAGACAAGCTGAGTAAAAAATTTTCATGA
- the psbM gene encoding photosystem II reaction center protein PsbM: MQVNDLGFVASILFVLVPAVFLIILYIQTASREGRNDS; encoded by the coding sequence ATGCAAGTTAATGACTTAGGGTTCGTAGCGAGCATCTTGTTCGTTCTGGTTCCTGCTGTGTTTCTCATAATTCTGTATATTCAGACTGCTAGCCGCGAAGGTCGCAACGACTCATAA
- a CDS encoding Uma2 family endonuclease, protein MIASPQQSYLTADEYLNLEARSDTKHEYIDGQVYAMARASDAHVTIALNLATLLRTHVRGSGCRVYIADMKVRIESLNRFYYPDVMVTCDPRDLERSTYKRFPNLIVEVLSDSTEAGDRGDKFVDYQELETLREYVLINTKRQRVECFRRNEQGLWVLQFYTPQQTSFRLDNIDFKATLAALYEDVIFSETQNNS, encoded by the coding sequence ATGATTGCTTCCCCTCAACAGTCTTACCTCACTGCCGATGAATACCTCAATTTAGAAGCTCGAAGCGACACCAAACACGAATATATTGATGGGCAAGTCTACGCTATGGCTAGAGCAAGCGACGCTCACGTTACTATTGCCCTTAATCTTGCCACGCTGCTTCGCACCCATGTCAGAGGTTCTGGTTGCCGCGTTTATATTGCTGACATGAAAGTACGTATTGAATCGCTCAATCGCTTTTACTACCCTGATGTCATGGTTACTTGCGATCCGCGCGATTTGGAAAGATCTACTTACAAGCGATTTCCTAATCTAATTGTCGAAGTTTTATCTGATTCTACTGAAGCTGGCGATCGCGGTGATAAGTTTGTTGATTATCAAGAACTAGAAACCTTACGCGAATACGTGCTGATTAATACCAAGCGGCAGCGAGTTGAGTGCTTCAGACGTAACGAACAAGGGCTATGGGTATTGCAGTTTTACACGCCACAACAGACATCATTTCGGCTCGATAATATTGACTTTAAGGCAACTCTAGCCGCACTTTATGAAGATGTTATTTTCTCAGAAACTCAAAATAATTCGTAA
- a CDS encoding 2Fe-2S iron-sulfur cluster-binding protein: MSNIKFEKENREVIAADGANLRLKAMENGIDIYKLYGKMMNCGGYGQCGTCIVEITEGIENLSPRTEVENRKLKKKPKNYRLACQALVNGSVSVVTKP; encoded by the coding sequence ATGTCTAATATCAAATTTGAGAAAGAAAATCGTGAAGTCATTGCTGCTGATGGTGCTAATCTTCGGCTCAAGGCAATGGAGAATGGCATCGATATTTATAAACTCTATGGCAAGATGATGAATTGTGGTGGCTATGGTCAATGTGGCACTTGTATTGTTGAGATTACAGAAGGAATAGAAAACTTGTCACCACGGACAGAAGTTGAAAACAGAAAATTGAAGAAGAAGCCAAAAAACTATCGCCTCGCGTGCCAAGCCTTAGTTAATGGATCTGTGAGTGTAGTCACGAAGCCTTAA
- a CDS encoding alpha/beta fold hydrolase, with protein MSDYSNITAALVRETRTREKALSLMNDNCRSRFLLQAQRTSKVCLFFHGFTATPEQFLPIGEAFFQAGYNVVIPLLPGHGLAGNWDSDNPPPLPEEQHIYQRFSLYWLEQVQALGEQVVIGGLSGGSTLSAWLALERPELIHRALLFAPYTSNSNLLVDLIVKIMPIYFQWRTEEGVISYGYDGFVMPALRVFMDMGQDLLERAKNSIAAAPCFIISSESDRAVDDNENQDLYESLVKLQPKCWYYSFDKVFDIHHNMMTKAEGNDYQDLVFAVAKAYVGSDLTWQEVEEIAYQMLFQGKTFDAVVQELDFTQRVCPDLQTLISLLDKPGIVAAFQEE; from the coding sequence ATGTCAGATTACTCAAATATCACCGCAGCGCTTGTCAGAGAAACTAGGACACGCGAAAAAGCACTATCTTTGATGAACGACAACTGTCGCTCGCGGTTTTTATTACAAGCACAACGTACTTCCAAGGTGTGTTTGTTCTTTCATGGATTTACGGCTACTCCTGAACAGTTTCTGCCAATCGGAGAAGCCTTTTTTCAAGCTGGCTATAATGTCGTGATTCCTTTATTACCAGGACATGGACTTGCAGGGAATTGGGATAGTGACAATCCGCCTCCGCTACCAGAGGAACAACACATCTATCAAAGATTTAGTTTGTACTGGCTAGAACAAGTGCAAGCATTAGGCGAACAAGTTGTGATCGGAGGATTATCAGGAGGAAGTACTTTATCTGCTTGGTTAGCTTTAGAACGTCCCGAATTGATTCATCGTGCTTTGTTATTTGCACCGTATACAAGTAACAGTAATCTTCTTGTTGACTTGATCGTTAAGATCATGCCGATCTATTTTCAGTGGCGTACTGAAGAGGGAGTCATTAGTTACGGCTATGATGGTTTTGTGATGCCTGCATTGCGCGTATTTATGGACATGGGGCAAGATCTTCTTGAGCGCGCTAAAAATAGTATTGCCGCAGCACCCTGTTTTATTATCTCTAGTGAAAGTGATCGCGCTGTTGATGATAACGAAAATCAAGATTTATACGAATCACTTGTCAAGCTACAACCTAAATGCTGGTACTACTCTTTTGACAAAGTTTTTGACATTCATCACAATATGATGACTAAAGCAGAAGGAAATGATTACCAAGACTTAGTGTTTGCAGTAGCGAAAGCCTATGTTGGTAGCGATTTGACTTGGCAAGAAGTTGAAGAAATTGCTTACCAAATGCTATTTCAAGGAAAAACATTTGATGCTGTAGTGCAAGAACTTGATTTCACTCAGCGCGTTTGTCCAGATTTGCAAACACTGATTTCATTACTTGATAAACCAGGTATTGTGGCAGCGTTTCAGGAGGAGTGA
- a CDS encoding Rrf2 family transcriptional regulator: protein MEISCKTEYALLALLELATNYEIGEPLQIRQIAAQQQIPDRYLEQLLATLRRGGIVKSQRGAKGGYILAREPWKITLLDVIFCLEGLETATSEDEAQPKTVESAVVQEVWQESRQAANSVLQKYTLQNLCEQRAARKQLNIMYYI from the coding sequence GTGGAAATTTCGTGTAAGACTGAATATGCGCTTCTTGCTCTCTTAGAGCTAGCAACGAATTATGAAATCGGCGAACCACTACAAATCCGGCAAATTGCTGCCCAACAGCAAATACCAGATCGCTATCTAGAGCAACTGTTGGCAACATTGAGGCGTGGCGGTATAGTAAAAAGCCAAAGAGGTGCAAAAGGTGGTTATATCTTGGCACGAGAGCCTTGGAAAATTACCTTGCTAGATGTCATATTTTGCTTAGAAGGTTTAGAAACTGCTACTTCTGAGGATGAAGCTCAACCAAAAACAGTAGAGAGTGCTGTTGTTCAAGAAGTTTGGCAAGAATCGCGTCAAGCAGCTAATTCTGTCTTACAAAAATATACACTGCAAAATCTTTGCGAGCAGCGAGCAGCTAGAAAGCAGTTGAACATTATGTATTACATTTAG